From Chryseobacterium shandongense, the proteins below share one genomic window:
- a CDS encoding winged helix-turn-helix transcriptional regulator, which produces MIKKNIHQPEEKCALQEILGVIGGKWSMSIIYALFTGKKRFSELERLIPNISTRMLVKELKNMEANGIVIREVFATVPPTVEYTLTTKGEKLEPIINELHKWGVEYVI; this is translated from the coding sequence ATGATTAAAAAAAATATTCATCAACCTGAAGAAAAATGTGCGCTTCAGGAAATCTTAGGGGTAATAGGCGGAAAATGGTCAATGTCCATCATTTATGCATTATTTACAGGAAAAAAACGTTTCAGTGAATTGGAAAGGCTTATTCCCAACATCAGTACCCGGATGCTGGTAAAAGAGCTGAAGAACATGGAAGCCAACGGAATTGTGATAAGAGAAGTATTTGCAACGGTTCCCCCAACTGTTGAGTATACTTTAACAACAAAAGGCGAAAAATTGGAGCCTATTATTAACGAACTGCATAAATGGGGCGTTGAATACGTGATCTGA
- a CDS encoding SDR family oxidoreductase codes for MNHSSKEMVALVTGGTKGIGKAIADRLSNSGIKVIITARTAPAEDTEGQYFIQADLAHPESAEIIAADILEKYGRIDIIVNNAGANLSPGGGFSTLSDEHWNNDWQTNFMSVVRINKALLPAMIGQKSGVVVNISTGAAKLPVWEMTMSYSSAKSALNAYSKALANEVAAHGIRVNVVSPGLVETPLMLEFIQNMAQSSSVTPNEAYQSVMEKLNVPIGRMAEPDEVASLVAYLVSPEAKYITGVNYSVDGGALPTI; via the coding sequence ATGAATCATTCATCAAAAGAAATGGTTGCTCTTGTAACAGGAGGGACAAAAGGCATCGGCAAAGCTATCGCTGATCGTTTAAGCAATTCAGGAATTAAGGTCATCATCACAGCACGGACAGCTCCTGCTGAAGATACCGAAGGACAATATTTTATTCAGGCAGATCTTGCGCATCCTGAGAGTGCGGAGATCATTGCTGCAGATATTCTGGAAAAATACGGAAGAATAGATATTATCGTTAACAATGCTGGAGCCAATTTAAGTCCGGGCGGAGGTTTCAGTACACTTTCCGATGAGCATTGGAATAATGACTGGCAGACGAACTTCATGTCGGTTGTAAGAATCAACAAAGCGTTATTGCCTGCAATGATCGGACAAAAAAGCGGAGTGGTTGTAAATATCTCTACCGGAGCCGCAAAACTGCCGGTCTGGGAAATGACCATGTCATATTCTTCTGCAAAATCAGCACTGAACGCCTATAGCAAAGCATTGGCCAATGAAGTTGCCGCCCATGGAATCCGTGTTAATGTAGTATCGCCCGGACTAGTAGAGACACCACTTATGTTGGAATTCATTCAGAATATGGCGCAGTCATCTTCCGTTACACCAAACGAAGCTTATCAGTCCGTTATGGAAAAGCTGAATGTTCCGATAGGAAGAATGGCCGAACCTGACGAAGTTGCAAGTCTTGTCGCTTATCTTGTCTCTCCGGAAGCAAAATACATCACAGGCGTTAATTATTCAGTGGATGGAGGTGCTTTACCTACGATTTAA